Proteins found in one Homalodisca vitripennis isolate AUS2020 chromosome 4, UT_GWSS_2.1, whole genome shotgun sequence genomic segment:
- the LOC124359461 gene encoding traB domain-containing protein isoform X2: MGTGTDDEVTHPVEGSPKQDSLLMNSMESGSPATDSSGKRMRSESDEYESDDSAELVSDKAPGPSPPDPLLIENFDEHLPPTVSLLQNPKGAKVYLVGTAHFSVESQDDVSMVIRNVRPHIVMVELCRNRASILQMDEETIEREAKNITFEKIMATIKENGVFQGLMYTLFLNLSAQLTRELGMAPGGEFRRALAEVRMLQNCVIHFGDRPIHVTLKRALTVLSWWNSIRLIWCLTFSNKYPTKEEVEQCKQKDLLEQMLKEMSGKFPELGRVFVEERDTYLTYSLQLASCHQPRRMGPGATEPTRVVGIVGMGHVAGITKLWGTVKDSDIPPIMTIPPPSRSGQVVKATIKVAVAGLVLWGAYKLFTPKAKAVSEAIGKVPRKINSLLKQVQVYEASLANQKLV, from the exons GGAACTGGGACAGATGATGAAGTAACCCATCCGGTAGAGGGTTCACCGAAGCAAGATTCTCTGTTAATGAACAGTATGGAGTCTGGGAGTCCAGCCACTGACAGCTCTGGGAAACGTATGCGGTCTGAGAGTGATGAGTATGAGAGCGATGACTCTGCTGAACTGGTCTCGGACAAAGCTCCTGGTCCATCACCTCCAG ATCCATTACTAATAGAGAACTTTGACGAGCACTTGCCTCCCACTGTATCCTTGCTACAGAATCCGAAAGGAGCCAAGGTCTACCTTGTTGGCACTGCTCACTTCAGTGTCGAAAGTCAAGATGATGTCTCAATG GTTATCCGCAATGTTCGCCCACACATAGTGATGGTGGAGCTCTGCCGAAACCGAGCTAGTATTCTACAGATGGATGAAGAAACAATAGAGAGAGAAGCAAAAAATATAACCTTtg AGAAGATCATGGCCACAATCAAGGAGAATGGGGTGTTCCAGGGATTGATGTACACTCTGTTCCTAAACCTGTCAGCCCAGCTGACGAGGGAGCTTGGAATGGCACCAGGTGGCGAGTTTCGCAGAGCTCTCGCTGAG GTAAGAATGTTGCAGAACTGTGTGATTCACTTTGGTGACCGACCGATCCATGTGACTTTGAAGAGGGCTTTGACAGTGCTCAGCTGGTGGAATAGTATTCGACTCATCTGGTGCCTCACTTTTTCCAACAAATATCCTAC TAAGGAAGAAGTGGAACAGTGTAAACAGAAGGACTTGCTGGAACAGATGCTGAAGGAGATGTCGGGAAAGTTTCCCGAACTAGGTAGAGTGTTTGTGGAGGAGAGAGACACTTACCTAACTTACTCTCTGCAGCTGGCCTCGTGCCATCAGCCTCGCAGGATGGGACCTGGAG CAACTGAACCAACCAGGGTGGTGGGCATTGTGGGTATGGGGCATGTGGCAGGCATCACTAAGCTCTGGGGAACTGTCAAGGACTCTGACATACCTCCGATAATGAC GATTCCCCCACCATCGAGATCGGGGCAAGTGGTGAAGGCAACTATTAAGGTGGCAGTGGCAGGTTTGGTGTTGTGGGGTGCCTACAAGTTGTTCACGCCAAAGGCAAAGGCAGTGTCGGAGGCTATTGGTAAAGTGCCTAG gaaaatCAACTCCTTATTGAAACAAGTACAAGTTTACGAAGCATCCTTGGCAAATCaaaaactagtttaa
- the LOC124359461 gene encoding traB domain-containing protein isoform X1: protein MSHEQLLAHRDGTGTDDEVTHPVEGSPKQDSLLMNSMESGSPATDSSGKRMRSESDEYESDDSAELVSDKAPGPSPPDPLLIENFDEHLPPTVSLLQNPKGAKVYLVGTAHFSVESQDDVSMVIRNVRPHIVMVELCRNRASILQMDEETIEREAKNITFEKIMATIKENGVFQGLMYTLFLNLSAQLTRELGMAPGGEFRRALAEVRMLQNCVIHFGDRPIHVTLKRALTVLSWWNSIRLIWCLTFSNKYPTKEEVEQCKQKDLLEQMLKEMSGKFPELGRVFVEERDTYLTYSLQLASCHQPRRMGPGATEPTRVVGIVGMGHVAGITKLWGTVKDSDIPPIMTIPPPSRSGQVVKATIKVAVAGLVLWGAYKLFTPKAKAVSEAIGKVPRKINSLLKQVQVYEASLANQKLV, encoded by the exons ATGAGCCATGAGCAATTACTAGCACACAGAGAT GGAACTGGGACAGATGATGAAGTAACCCATCCGGTAGAGGGTTCACCGAAGCAAGATTCTCTGTTAATGAACAGTATGGAGTCTGGGAGTCCAGCCACTGACAGCTCTGGGAAACGTATGCGGTCTGAGAGTGATGAGTATGAGAGCGATGACTCTGCTGAACTGGTCTCGGACAAAGCTCCTGGTCCATCACCTCCAG ATCCATTACTAATAGAGAACTTTGACGAGCACTTGCCTCCCACTGTATCCTTGCTACAGAATCCGAAAGGAGCCAAGGTCTACCTTGTTGGCACTGCTCACTTCAGTGTCGAAAGTCAAGATGATGTCTCAATG GTTATCCGCAATGTTCGCCCACACATAGTGATGGTGGAGCTCTGCCGAAACCGAGCTAGTATTCTACAGATGGATGAAGAAACAATAGAGAGAGAAGCAAAAAATATAACCTTtg AGAAGATCATGGCCACAATCAAGGAGAATGGGGTGTTCCAGGGATTGATGTACACTCTGTTCCTAAACCTGTCAGCCCAGCTGACGAGGGAGCTTGGAATGGCACCAGGTGGCGAGTTTCGCAGAGCTCTCGCTGAG GTAAGAATGTTGCAGAACTGTGTGATTCACTTTGGTGACCGACCGATCCATGTGACTTTGAAGAGGGCTTTGACAGTGCTCAGCTGGTGGAATAGTATTCGACTCATCTGGTGCCTCACTTTTTCCAACAAATATCCTAC TAAGGAAGAAGTGGAACAGTGTAAACAGAAGGACTTGCTGGAACAGATGCTGAAGGAGATGTCGGGAAAGTTTCCCGAACTAGGTAGAGTGTTTGTGGAGGAGAGAGACACTTACCTAACTTACTCTCTGCAGCTGGCCTCGTGCCATCAGCCTCGCAGGATGGGACCTGGAG CAACTGAACCAACCAGGGTGGTGGGCATTGTGGGTATGGGGCATGTGGCAGGCATCACTAAGCTCTGGGGAACTGTCAAGGACTCTGACATACCTCCGATAATGAC GATTCCCCCACCATCGAGATCGGGGCAAGTGGTGAAGGCAACTATTAAGGTGGCAGTGGCAGGTTTGGTGTTGTGGGGTGCCTACAAGTTGTTCACGCCAAAGGCAAAGGCAGTGTCGGAGGCTATTGGTAAAGTGCCTAG gaaaatCAACTCCTTATTGAAACAAGTACAAGTTTACGAAGCATCCTTGGCAAATCaaaaactagtttaa
- the LOC124359461 gene encoding traB domain-containing protein isoform X3 translates to MSHEQLLAHRDGTGTDDEVTHPVEGSPKQDSLLMNSMESGSPATDSSGKRMRSESDEYESDDSAELVSDKAPGPSPPDPLLIENFDEHLPPTVSLLQNPKGAKVYLVGTAHFSVESQDDVSMVIRNVRPHIVMVELCRNRASILQMDEETIEREAKNITFEKIMATIKENGVFQGLMYTLFLNLSAQLTRELGMAPGGEFRRALAEVRMLQNCVIHFGDRPIHVTLKRALTVLSWWNSIRLIWCLTFSNKYPTKEEVEQCKQKDLLEQMLKEMSGKFPELGRVFVEERDTYLTYSLQLASCHQPRRMGPGATEPTRVVGIVGMGHVAGITKLWGTVKDSDIPPIMTIPPPSRSGQVVKATIKVAVAGLVLWGAYKLFTPKAKAVSEAIGKVPRKLSVLITGIIRQ, encoded by the exons ATGAGCCATGAGCAATTACTAGCACACAGAGAT GGAACTGGGACAGATGATGAAGTAACCCATCCGGTAGAGGGTTCACCGAAGCAAGATTCTCTGTTAATGAACAGTATGGAGTCTGGGAGTCCAGCCACTGACAGCTCTGGGAAACGTATGCGGTCTGAGAGTGATGAGTATGAGAGCGATGACTCTGCTGAACTGGTCTCGGACAAAGCTCCTGGTCCATCACCTCCAG ATCCATTACTAATAGAGAACTTTGACGAGCACTTGCCTCCCACTGTATCCTTGCTACAGAATCCGAAAGGAGCCAAGGTCTACCTTGTTGGCACTGCTCACTTCAGTGTCGAAAGTCAAGATGATGTCTCAATG GTTATCCGCAATGTTCGCCCACACATAGTGATGGTGGAGCTCTGCCGAAACCGAGCTAGTATTCTACAGATGGATGAAGAAACAATAGAGAGAGAAGCAAAAAATATAACCTTtg AGAAGATCATGGCCACAATCAAGGAGAATGGGGTGTTCCAGGGATTGATGTACACTCTGTTCCTAAACCTGTCAGCCCAGCTGACGAGGGAGCTTGGAATGGCACCAGGTGGCGAGTTTCGCAGAGCTCTCGCTGAG GTAAGAATGTTGCAGAACTGTGTGATTCACTTTGGTGACCGACCGATCCATGTGACTTTGAAGAGGGCTTTGACAGTGCTCAGCTGGTGGAATAGTATTCGACTCATCTGGTGCCTCACTTTTTCCAACAAATATCCTAC TAAGGAAGAAGTGGAACAGTGTAAACAGAAGGACTTGCTGGAACAGATGCTGAAGGAGATGTCGGGAAAGTTTCCCGAACTAGGTAGAGTGTTTGTGGAGGAGAGAGACACTTACCTAACTTACTCTCTGCAGCTGGCCTCGTGCCATCAGCCTCGCAGGATGGGACCTGGAG CAACTGAACCAACCAGGGTGGTGGGCATTGTGGGTATGGGGCATGTGGCAGGCATCACTAAGCTCTGGGGAACTGTCAAGGACTCTGACATACCTCCGATAATGAC GATTCCCCCACCATCGAGATCGGGGCAAGTGGTGAAGGCAACTATTAAGGTGGCAGTGGCAGGTTTGGTGTTGTGGGGTGCCTACAAGTTGTTCACGCCAAAGGCAAAGGCAGTGTCGGAGGCTATTGGTAAAGTGCCTAG AAAGTTGTCAGTACTTATAACGGGGATAATTAGACAGTAA